From Streptomyces griseorubiginosus, one genomic window encodes:
- the dxs gene encoding 1-deoxy-D-xylulose-5-phosphate synthase, translating to MTILENIRGPRDLKALSEPDLVELSEEIREFLVHAVARTGGHLGPNLGVVELSIALHRVFESPVDRIVWDTGHQSYVHKILTGRQDFSKLRSKGGLSGYPSRAESEHDIVENSHASTALGWADGLAKARQVQGDTGHVVAVIGDGALTGGMAWEALNNIAAAKDRPLIIVVNDNERSYSPTIGGLANHLATLRTTDGYEKVLAWGKDVLLKTPVVGSTIYESLHGAKKGFKDAFAPQGMFEDLGLKYVGPIDGHDIGAVESALRRAKRFHGPVLVHCLTEKGRGYEPALAHEEDHFHTVGVMDPLTCEPLAPSSGPSWTSVFGDEIVAIGEEREDVVAITAAMLHPVGLGKFAARFPDRVWDVGIAEQHAAVSAAGLATGGLHPVVAVYATFLNRAFDQLLMDVALHRCGVTFVLDRAGVTGVDGASHNGMWDMSILQVVPGLRIAAPRDADQLRAQLREAVAVDDAPTLVRFPKESVGPVVAAVDHVGGMDVLHRGDRPEVLLVAVGVMAPVCLQAAELLEARGINCTVVDPRWVKPVDPALPGLAAGHRLVAVVEDNSRAAGVGAAVALALGDAEVDVPVRRFGIPEQFLAHAKRGEVLADIGLTPVEVAGRISASLAVKDQVEVKEKE from the coding sequence GTGACCATTCTGGAGAACATCCGGGGACCACGCGACCTGAAGGCGCTGTCCGAGCCGGATCTTGTCGAACTGTCCGAAGAGATCAGGGAGTTCCTGGTGCACGCGGTCGCCAGGACCGGTGGGCACCTCGGACCCAACCTGGGTGTCGTGGAACTCTCCATCGCGCTCCACCGGGTCTTCGAGTCACCGGTCGACCGCATCGTATGGGACACCGGCCATCAGAGCTATGTGCACAAGATCCTGACAGGGCGTCAGGACTTCTCGAAGCTGCGTTCCAAGGGCGGCCTGTCCGGCTACCCCTCACGCGCCGAGTCCGAGCACGACATCGTCGAGAACAGCCACGCCTCCACCGCGCTCGGCTGGGCCGACGGGCTCGCCAAGGCCCGTCAGGTGCAGGGGGACACGGGGCACGTCGTCGCGGTCATCGGCGACGGCGCGCTCACCGGGGGCATGGCCTGGGAGGCGCTCAACAACATCGCGGCCGCCAAGGACCGGCCGCTGATCATCGTCGTCAACGACAACGAGCGGTCGTACTCGCCGACCATCGGGGGCCTCGCCAACCACCTGGCCACCCTGCGCACCACCGACGGGTACGAGAAGGTGCTGGCCTGGGGGAAGGACGTACTCCTCAAGACCCCTGTGGTCGGCAGCACCATCTACGAGTCCCTGCACGGGGCGAAGAAGGGGTTCAAGGACGCCTTCGCGCCGCAGGGCATGTTCGAGGACCTCGGGCTGAAGTACGTCGGCCCGATAGACGGGCACGACATCGGGGCGGTCGAGTCGGCGCTCAGGCGGGCGAAACGGTTCCACGGGCCGGTGCTCGTGCACTGTCTGACGGAGAAGGGACGCGGGTACGAGCCCGCCCTCGCGCACGAGGAGGACCACTTCCACACCGTCGGTGTGATGGACCCCCTCACCTGCGAGCCGCTCGCGCCCTCCAGCGGGCCGTCCTGGACCTCGGTGTTCGGCGACGAGATCGTCGCGATCGGGGAGGAGCGCGAGGACGTCGTGGCGATCACGGCGGCCATGCTGCACCCGGTCGGGCTGGGCAAGTTCGCCGCCCGGTTCCCGGACCGGGTCTGGGACGTCGGGATCGCCGAGCAGCACGCGGCGGTCTCCGCGGCCGGCCTCGCGACGGGCGGACTGCACCCGGTGGTCGCCGTGTACGCGACCTTCCTGAACCGGGCCTTCGACCAGCTGCTGATGGATGTCGCCCTGCACCGCTGCGGGGTCACCTTCGTGCTGGACCGGGCCGGGGTCACGGGCGTCGACGGGGCCTCGCACAACGGCATGTGGGACATGTCGATCCTCCAGGTCGTGCCCGGTCTGAGGATCGCCGCGCCCCGGGACGCCGACCAACTCCGGGCCCAGCTGCGGGAAGCCGTCGCCGTGGACGACGCGCCGACGCTGGTGCGGTTCCCGAAGGAGTCGGTGGGGCCCGTGGTCGCGGCTGTGGACCACGTGGGCGGCATGGACGTGCTCCATCGAGGAGACCGGCCAGAGGTGTTGCTCGTCGCCGTCGGTGTCATGGCGCCCGTCTGCCTCCAGGCCGCCGAGCTCCTGGAAGCGCGGGGCATCAACTGCACGGTCGTCGACCCCCGTTGGGTCAAGCCCGTCGACCCGGCGCTGCCGGGCCTCGCCGCCGGGCACCGGCTGGTGGCCGTCGTCGAGGACAACAGCCGGGCCGCCGGGGTGGGCGCCGCGGTGGCGCTGGCGCTCGGTGACGCCGAAGTCGACGTACCGGTACGGCGGTTCGGGATCCCGGAGCAGTTCCTCGCGCACGCCAAGCGGGGCGAGGTGCTCGCCGACATCGGGTTGACGCCGGTCGAGGTGGCGGGGCGGATCAGCGCGAGCCTTGCCGTCAAGGACCAGGTCGAAGTCAAGGAGAAGGAATGA
- a CDS encoding M23 family metallopeptidase produces the protein MPAKGKHRRPKSQRFTRSIAVAGTGGAALALPLMGATGAHAATAQSVPQKAVQSLPVTQKAAGNPAEKTAKKDTAKVSTVRTYSVRVGDCLSKIADEQNVAGGWKKLYADNREAVGDDPSLIHPGLKLSIGKKATTGPTKTGSSAKSSSSKPSSAKVEKAEAKSSKSTAATQSSDTSSSGYTLPVSGATIGTGYRVAGAMWSSGYHTGVDFVVPTGTSLKAVAAGTVVSAGWGGAYGNQVVIKLNDGYYAQYAHLSQLSVSAGQTVTEGQQIGLSGATGNVTGPHLHFEIRTTPDYGSDVDPVAYLRSKGVAVG, from the coding sequence ATGCCCGCGAAGGGTAAGCACCGCCGTCCGAAGTCCCAGCGCTTCACCCGCTCGATCGCCGTCGCCGGTACCGGGGGTGCCGCGCTCGCCCTCCCGCTCATGGGGGCCACCGGCGCTCACGCCGCCACCGCGCAGTCCGTGCCGCAAAAGGCCGTTCAGTCCCTTCCGGTCACGCAGAAGGCCGCCGGAAATCCGGCCGAAAAGACCGCCAAGAAGGACACCGCGAAGGTCTCGACCGTGCGCACCTATTCGGTGCGTGTCGGCGACTGTCTTTCGAAGATCGCCGACGAGCAGAATGTCGCCGGCGGCTGGAAGAAGCTCTACGCCGACAACCGTGAGGCCGTCGGTGACGACCCCTCGCTGATCCACCCCGGCCTGAAGCTGTCGATCGGCAAGAAGGCGACCACGGGCCCGACGAAGACCGGGTCCTCGGCCAAGTCGTCCTCCTCGAAGCCGTCTTCCGCGAAGGTGGAGAAGGCGGAGGCGAAGTCGTCGAAGTCGACGGCCGCGACCCAGAGCTCCGACACCAGCTCCAGCGGCTACACCCTCCCGGTCAGCGGTGCCACCATCGGCACCGGTTACCGCGTGGCGGGCGCCATGTGGTCCAGCGGTTACCACACCGGAGTCGACTTCGTCGTCCCGACCGGCACCTCGCTGAAGGCCGTCGCCGCGGGCACGGTCGTCTCCGCGGGCTGGGGCGGCGCCTACGGCAACCAGGTCGTCATCAAGCTGAACGACGGCTACTACGCCCAGTACGCCCACCTCTCGCAGCTCTCCGTCTCGGCCGGCCAGACCGTGACCGAGGGCCAGCAGATCGGCCTCTCCGGCGCCACCGGCAACGTGACAGGACCGCACCTGCACTTCGAGATCCGCACCACGCCGGACTACGGCTCGGACGTGGACCCGGTCGCCTACCTCCGCTCGAAGGGCGTCGCCGTCGGCTGA
- a CDS encoding tyrosine-protein phosphatase, with product MTQQIPSTEPELAGVRNFRDVGGLPTTDGRRVRYGVLFRSGHLAHATEDDAAFLSSLGLHTIFDFRNSADQKLEGPDVDLPGVTNVNLPLSDPAEGTWFWKMVRDGDIEQLRELLGDGKAAARMTNSYRTMIKERTAEHSQVLHSLAEDSVPALLHCAAGKDRAGLSIAVTLLALGVEREAIVADYLESNAKHRRYKVRRTSTSADAYSPEVMELLSPLFEARAEYLTAALETIEETWGSVDAYLEEGLGLTPEIRERLRERLLD from the coding sequence GTGACGCAGCAGATTCCGTCGACCGAACCCGAACTCGCCGGTGTCCGCAACTTCCGCGATGTGGGCGGACTGCCGACGACCGACGGACGGCGGGTGCGGTACGGAGTGCTGTTCCGCAGCGGCCACCTCGCGCACGCCACCGAGGACGACGCGGCCTTCCTGTCCTCGCTCGGCCTGCACACGATCTTCGACTTCCGCAATTCGGCGGACCAGAAGCTGGAGGGCCCGGACGTCGACCTGCCCGGGGTCACCAATGTGAACCTGCCGCTGAGCGACCCGGCGGAGGGCACCTGGTTCTGGAAGATGGTCCGGGACGGTGACATCGAGCAGCTGCGTGAGCTGCTCGGCGACGGCAAGGCCGCGGCGCGGATGACCAACTCCTACCGCACGATGATCAAGGAACGCACCGCCGAGCACTCCCAGGTGCTCCACTCGCTCGCCGAGGACAGCGTCCCTGCCCTCCTGCACTGCGCGGCCGGCAAGGACCGCGCGGGCCTGTCGATTGCGGTGACCCTGCTCGCGCTGGGCGTGGAGCGCGAGGCGATCGTCGCCGACTACCTGGAGTCGAACGCCAAGCACCGCCGCTACAAGGTCCGCCGCACCAGCACCTCCGCCGACGCCTACTCCCCCGAGGTCATGGAGCTGCTCAGCCCGCTGTTCGAAGCGCGCGCCGAGTATCTGACGGCTGCCCTGGAGACCATCGAGGAGACCTGGGGCAGCGTCGACGCCTACCTGGAGGAGGGCCTCGGTCTCACCCCCGAGATCCGCGAGCGGCTGCGGGAGCGCCTGCTCGACTGA
- a CDS encoding aspartate aminotransferase family protein — protein sequence MSTEFDLGRLLAERGAERYELHGKYLNHQLPRMLHTIGFDKVYERGEGAYFWDADGNDYLDMLAGFGVMGLGRHHPVVRKALHDVLDAQLADLTRFDCQPLPGLLAEKLLAHSPHLDRVFFGNSGTEAVETALKFARYATGKPRVLYCDHAFHGLTTGSLSVNGEAGFRDGFAPLLPDTAVPLGDLDALARELKKGDVAALVVEPIQGKGVHEAPPGYLRSAQELLRRHKALLIADEVQTGLGRTGDFYAYQHEDGVEPDLVCVAKALSGGYVPVGATLGKDWIFKKVYSSMDRVLVHSASFGSNAQAMAAGLAVLAVMENEQIVANARATGELLKSRLAALVDKYELLADVRGRGLMIGIEFGKPRSLKLRGRWTMLQAARKGLFAQMVVVPLLQRHRILTQVSGDHLEVIKLIPPLVVGEKEVDRFVDAFTDVMDDAHSGSGLMWDFSKTLVKQAVANR from the coding sequence ATGAGCACGGAGTTCGACCTCGGCAGACTCCTGGCCGAGCGCGGAGCCGAGCGCTACGAGCTGCACGGGAAGTACCTGAACCACCAGCTCCCGCGCATGCTGCACACCATCGGCTTCGACAAGGTCTACGAGCGCGGCGAGGGCGCGTACTTCTGGGACGCGGACGGCAACGACTACCTGGACATGCTCGCCGGGTTCGGGGTGATGGGCCTGGGGCGCCACCACCCCGTCGTCCGCAAGGCACTGCACGACGTCCTCGACGCCCAGCTCGCCGACCTCACCCGCTTCGACTGCCAGCCGCTGCCCGGGCTGCTGGCGGAGAAACTCCTCGCCCACAGTCCGCACCTGGACCGGGTGTTCTTCGGCAACAGCGGCACCGAAGCGGTGGAGACCGCGCTGAAGTTCGCCCGGTACGCGACCGGGAAGCCGCGCGTCCTGTACTGCGACCACGCCTTCCACGGGCTGACCACCGGGTCGCTGTCGGTCAACGGCGAGGCCGGCTTCCGGGACGGCTTCGCGCCCCTGCTGCCCGACACCGCCGTACCCCTCGGGGATCTCGACGCCCTCGCGCGGGAGCTGAAGAAGGGTGACGTCGCCGCCCTGGTCGTCGAGCCGATCCAGGGCAAGGGCGTGCACGAGGCGCCGCCCGGCTATCTGCGGTCCGCGCAGGAGCTGCTGCGCCGGCACAAGGCGCTGCTCATCGCCGACGAGGTGCAGACCGGGCTCGGGCGCACCGGGGACTTCTACGCCTACCAGCACGAGGACGGGGTCGAGCCCGACCTGGTGTGCGTGGCCAAGGCGCTCTCCGGCGGCTATGTGCCGGTCGGGGCCACCCTCGGCAAGGACTGGATCTTCAAGAAGGTCTACTCGTCCATGGACCGGGTGCTGGTGCACTCGGCGAGCTTCGGGTCCAACGCACAGGCGATGGCCGCCGGGCTCGCCGTCCTCGCGGTCATGGAGAACGAGCAGATCGTCGCGAACGCCCGCGCCACGGGTGAGCTGCTGAAGTCCCGGCTCGCCGCGCTCGTCGACAAGTACGAGCTGCTCGCCGACGTGCGCGGCCGGGGCCTGATGATCGGCATCGAGTTCGGGAAGCCCAGGTCGCTCAAGCTGCGCGGCCGCTGGACCATGCTCCAGGCCGCGCGCAAGGGCCTGTTCGCGCAGATGGTCGTCGTCCCGCTGCTCCAGCGGCACCGGATCCTCACCCAGGTCTCCGGCGACCACCTGGAGGTCATCAAGCTGATCCCGCCGCTCGTCGTCGGCGAGAAGGAAGTGGACCGGTTCGTCGACGCCTTCACCGACGTCATGGACGACGCGCACAGCGGCAGCGGGCTGATGTGGGACTTCAGCAAGACGCTGGTGAAGCAGGCGGTGGCGAACCGCTGA
- a CDS encoding alpha-galactosidase — protein sequence MLEIAENGRTWILSGPASSYALHLTAEGELLHLHWGPRIALADAEALAVRPLPDYWPFESPLDGREEYPVEGGPRFTRPALSVRTDERRGTEWTFEAHDTEGDELRLRFRDGSLVITLHYRMRHDVLERWVTLDNQGQDPVELLRADSATWTLPDREDGWRLSQLHGRWAAESLLTQAPLTYGEKVIGSRRGHTGHQHLPWVALDTDATEERGEVYGVALGWSGSWRIAVAQLPDARVQITGGAGYDESGLLSLAGGESFTTPVFAGLWSDGGFGGASRAWHAWQRAYVIPDADQDRPVLFNSWEATNFDISEEQQGTLARRAAAVGVELFVVDDGWFGARTSDRAGLGDWAPNPDRFPAGLKPLGDYVHALGMQFGIWVEPEMVNPDSELYRAHPDWVQYQAGRKRTEFRNQLVLNLAREDVQEYLWEQLDALLSSAPIDYVKWDFNRCFTDAGWPGDPYPQRLWVDHVHGFYALLDRLRAAHPGVAFESCSGGGGRIDLGVLSRTDQVWTSDNTDPLDRLAIQHGFSQIHPARVMAAWVTDSPNTQLNDRVSSLRFRFVSSMAGVLGVGGDLTEWTEEELAEARRWVDLYKEIRPLVQHGELHRLRPPRGGLSAVQYVRGDETVVLAWLQAQHYGEPVPAVRLRALDPTASYECLETGEVHRGAVLLHHGLRTGLRGDLDATVLRLRRI from the coding sequence ATGCTGGAGATCGCCGAGAACGGCCGTACGTGGATTCTGTCCGGGCCGGCCAGCAGTTACGCCCTGCACCTCACCGCCGAGGGCGAGCTGCTGCACCTGCACTGGGGCCCGCGCATCGCCCTGGCCGACGCCGAGGCGCTCGCCGTGCGCCCGCTGCCGGACTACTGGCCCTTCGAGTCCCCGCTCGACGGGCGCGAGGAGTACCCGGTCGAGGGCGGCCCCCGCTTCACCCGGCCCGCCCTGTCCGTGCGCACCGACGAGCGGCGCGGCACCGAGTGGACCTTCGAGGCCCACGACACCGAGGGCGACGAGCTGCGACTGCGGTTTCGCGACGGCAGCCTGGTCATCACGCTGCACTACCGGATGCGCCACGACGTCCTGGAGCGCTGGGTGACCCTGGACAACCAGGGTCAGGACCCCGTCGAGCTGCTCCGCGCCGACTCCGCGACCTGGACCCTGCCCGACCGCGAGGACGGCTGGCGGCTCTCCCAGCTGCACGGCCGCTGGGCCGCCGAGTCCCTGCTCACCCAGGCCCCGCTCACCTACGGCGAGAAGGTCATCGGCAGCCGCCGCGGCCACACCGGGCACCAGCACCTGCCCTGGGTCGCGCTCGACACCGACGCCACCGAGGAGCGCGGCGAGGTCTACGGCGTCGCCCTCGGCTGGTCGGGGTCCTGGCGGATCGCGGTCGCCCAACTCCCCGACGCGCGCGTGCAGATCACCGGCGGCGCCGGCTACGACGAGTCCGGCCTGCTGAGCCTGGCCGGGGGCGAGTCCTTCACGACCCCCGTCTTCGCCGGACTCTGGAGCGACGGCGGCTTCGGCGGCGCGAGCCGGGCCTGGCACGCCTGGCAGCGGGCGTACGTCATCCCGGACGCCGACCAGGACAGGCCCGTGCTGTTCAACTCCTGGGAGGCCACCAACTTCGACATCTCCGAGGAGCAGCAGGGCACCCTCGCCCGGCGGGCCGCCGCGGTCGGTGTCGAGCTGTTCGTGGTCGACGACGGCTGGTTCGGCGCCCGCACCAGCGACCGCGCCGGGCTCGGCGACTGGGCCCCCAACCCGGACCGCTTCCCCGCCGGCCTCAAGCCGCTCGGCGACTACGTGCACGCGCTCGGCATGCAGTTCGGCATCTGGGTCGAGCCGGAGATGGTCAACCCGGACAGCGAGCTGTACCGCGCCCACCCGGACTGGGTGCAGTACCAAGCGGGACGAAAGCGGACGGAGTTCCGCAATCAGCTCGTACTGAACCTGGCGCGCGAGGACGTCCAGGAGTACCTGTGGGAGCAGCTCGACGCACTGCTCTCGAGCGCCCCGATCGACTACGTCAAGTGGGACTTCAACCGCTGCTTCACCGACGCGGGCTGGCCCGGCGACCCCTACCCGCAGCGCCTGTGGGTGGACCACGTGCACGGCTTCTACGCCCTGCTGGACCGGTTGCGCGCGGCCCACCCCGGTGTCGCCTTCGAGTCCTGCTCGGGCGGCGGCGGCCGGATCGACCTCGGGGTGCTGAGCCGCACCGACCAGGTGTGGACCTCGGACAACACCGACCCGCTCGACCGTCTCGCCATCCAGCACGGCTTCAGTCAGATCCACCCCGCGCGCGTGATGGCCGCCTGGGTCACCGACAGCCCCAACACCCAGCTCAACGACCGGGTGAGCTCGCTGCGGTTCCGGTTCGTGAGCTCCATGGCCGGGGTACTCGGGGTCGGCGGCGACCTGACGGAGTGGACCGAGGAGGAGCTCGCCGAGGCCCGCCGCTGGGTGGACCTCTACAAGGAGATCCGGCCCCTGGTGCAGCACGGCGAGCTCCACCGGCTGCGGCCACCGCGGGGCGGGCTGAGCGCGGTGCAGTACGTCCGCGGGGACGAGACGGTCGTGCTCGCCTGGCTTCAGGCCCAGCACTACGGGGAACCGGTACCGGCGGTGCGGCTGCGCGCACTGGACCCGACGGCGTCGTACGAATGCCTCGAAACGGGCGAAGTTCACCGAGGGGCCGTATTGCTGCATCACGGACTTCGCACCGGTTTGCGGGGCGACCTGGATGCGACAGTTCTCCGGCTGCGCCGCATCTAA
- a CDS encoding DUF6126 family protein, translating to MSDMEEKFPRALWVRLLIYLAAGHVFAAFLYLLFEVGAGQ from the coding sequence ATGAGTGACATGGAGGAGAAGTTCCCCCGCGCCCTGTGGGTGCGCCTGCTCATCTACCTGGCGGCCGGCCACGTCTTCGCGGCCTTCCTCTACCTGCTCTTCGAGGTGGGAGCCGGGCAGTAG
- a CDS encoding XRE family transcriptional regulator: MSSPEAFTELPSVAPQLRALRRRASLTLEAAAAAAGLSPAHLSRLETGQRQPSLPMLLALARIYGTTVSELLGETVAERDSVVRAADMEPTAAGGWTYYQAGASGRGMQALRVRVPHGSQGDIVRVHPGEEWLYVLHGRLRLRLGDTTHLLGPGDSAHFDSLTPHRIAAQDPDGVELLFVHTLLQSPTATLCLGPTPGEMP, encoded by the coding sequence ATGAGCTCCCCGGAAGCCTTCACGGAGCTGCCCTCGGTGGCTCCCCAGCTTCGCGCACTGCGCCGACGTGCCTCCCTGACCCTGGAGGCCGCGGCCGCCGCCGCGGGGCTGTCGCCCGCCCATCTGTCCCGCCTGGAGACCGGGCAGCGCCAGCCTTCGCTGCCGATGCTGCTCGCGCTCGCCCGCATCTACGGTACGACGGTCTCGGAGCTGCTCGGTGAGACGGTCGCCGAACGGGACTCCGTGGTGCGCGCCGCCGACATGGAACCCACCGCGGCGGGCGGATGGACCTACTACCAGGCGGGCGCGTCCGGCCGCGGCATGCAGGCCCTGCGGGTGCGGGTGCCGCACGGCTCCCAGGGCGACATCGTGCGGGTGCATCCCGGCGAGGAATGGCTCTACGTCCTGCACGGACGGCTGCGCCTGCGCCTCGGCGACACCACGCACCTGCTCGGTCCGGGCGACAGCGCCCACTTCGACTCGCTGACCCCGCACCGCATCGCCGCCCAGGACCCCGACGGAGTCGAGCTCCTGTTCGTCCACACCCTGTTGCAGAGTCCCACGGCCACCCTGTGCCTGGGCCCCACCCCTGGAGAGATGCCATGA